In a genomic window of Quercus lobata isolate SW786 chromosome 4, ValleyOak3.0 Primary Assembly, whole genome shotgun sequence:
- the LOC115985808 gene encoding uncharacterized protein LOC115985808, whose amino-acid sequence MGGVARRERQMIGFREALDFCSFRNLGYVGSPFTWCNNQFDGEVIWIRLDRGVATPSWTTMFPTVRVHHIAGTLSDHSPLWVCSDDENSRFYKKRRPFRFEAMWMKDESCEGVITNSWEGVFLGNPMERFVRKVEACCSNLQTWNRMSFGNVRRLLQEKKKLLAQVEALSMAGVNHDQVRRLRNEVADLMAKEECMWSQRSRVSWLKAGDQNTSYFHSRANQRNRRNFISKLVLDNGTVVEEDMQIGIAMVDYFKNLFTSSNPTNFEPILQGIEAKVNRHMNAELTKEYTALEVKQALKQMSSNTSPGPDGMPPLFYKSYWNTVGQDVTSAALSVLNSGCVPPNINHTFIALIPKIKSPEKAKDFRPISLCNVIYKLISKTIANRLKKILPKLVSESQSAFMSDRLISDNILVAFETLHHLKNKRKGKTGFMALKLDMSKAYDKVEWAFLESLMEKLGFDGRWISLVSSCIRTVSFSVMVNGEPHGHFQPNRGLRQGDPLSPYLFLLCAEGLHSLIQQAKTGGEIHGVSISKDGPRVSHLFFADDCLLFSKAGPNDCKAILEALSKYEQATGQQINRDKTQLFFSSNTSHHMQAYIKELLGVPTITQYEKYLGLPSFVGRAKKQSFIYIRERIWHKIQGWKEKLLSQAGREVLIKVVLQAMPTFAMNCFKLPKSLCRDIESMIRKFWWGYKGDTRKIHWLSWNNLCLPKCQGGLGFRDIENFNLALLGKQVWRFLHNTDSLCYKVFKAKYFPNGTIMDDDVKTKGSYAWQSILKARGVIRMGSTWRISDGKKVMIRGDSWLPPPSSGRVISPLNRFPTNAHVCALMDEEGHHWLEERVTEEFLPHEARAILSIPLSQRRVDDVLIWKETNHGNYTTKSAYKMLWKHATMSKPGPSDPSAHLAFWKEIWSLRVPTKVRHFVWRACTDSLPTKKSLFTRKVTRSPTCDTCRSEVEDTVHALWGCQSLKEIWWEEETCRKHLLEKFASFKDLFLGMKHHEIPNLAELFAMIAWSIWNKRNERRMGQVYLPNSRIFNDAMERLQEYHSVLDEPLSNSMGPILSATQWVPPENPLFKVNYDGALFRDTSTAGIGAVVRDHDGHLIGALSERIQLPPSVEDVEALACRRAVTFAAEIGLREVVVEGDSEVIWKHLTSDKLCMAGFGHIIGDIRAAASNFSVCLYSHVRRNGNRVADKLAKKARHLMTPLIWLEDIPCDISPLVLYDRSLLSN is encoded by the coding sequence ATGGGAGGTGTTGCCCGAAGGGAAAGACAAATGATAGGGTTCAGGGAGGCACTAGATTTTTGTAGTTTTAGAAATTTGGGTTATGTTGGTTCACCTTTCACATGGTGCAACAATCAGTTTGACGGGGAAGTCATATGGATTCGCTTGGATAGAGGGGTGGCCACCCCTTCATGGACAACCATGTTCCCTACGGTTCGGGTTCACCATATTGCAGGTACCCTCTCTGATCATTCTCCTTTGTGGGTATGCTCTGACGATGAAAACTCCAGGTTTTATAAGAAGCGTCGTCCCTTCCGTTTCGAAGCCATGTGGATGAAAGATGAAAGCTGTGAAGGTGTGATCACTAATTCATGGGAGGGGGTTTTTTTGGGAAACCCAATGGAGAGATTTGTCCGAAAAGTGGAGGCATGTTGTTCCAACTTACAGACGTGGAATAGAATGTCTTTCGGCAATGTTCGTCGACTCTTGcaggaaaaaaagaaactccTTGCCCAAGTAGAAGCTCTCTCAATGGCTGGGGTGAACCACGACCAAGTGAGAAGACTCAGGAACGAAGTGGCTGACCTAATGGCAAAAGAAGAATGTATGTGGAGTCAAAGGTCTCGTGTAAGTTGGCTGAAAGCAGGAGATCAAAATACCAGCTATTTTCATAGTAGAGCTAATCAGCGGAATCGCCGAAACTTCATCTCAAAGCTTGTCCTGGATAATGGCACGGTGGTGGAGGAGGACATGCAGATTGGGATAGCCATGGTTGACTATTTCAAGAATCTCTTTACTTCATCCAACCCCACCAACTTTGAACCGATTCTACAAGGGATTGAAGCAAAGGTCAACCGTCACATGAATGCTGAGCTGACAAAAGAATACACGGCTTTGGAGGTAAAACAAGCCCTGAAACAAATGTCATCGAACACAAGCCCGGGACCAGACGGTATGCCCCCTCTTTTCTATAAATCTTATTGGAACACTGTTGGGCAGGATGTAACATCTGCAGCACTTTCTGTCCTAAACTCAGGCTGCGTGCCACCAAACATTAACCATACTTTCATTGCGCTAATTCCCAAAATAAAATCCCCTGAAAAAGCCAAAGACTTCCGCCCCATTAGCCTATGCAATGTCATCTACAAACTTATATCCAAGACCATAGCAAACCGACTCAAAAAAATCCTCCCAAAACTGGTCTCTGAATCCCAAAGTGCTTTTATGTCCGACAGACTCATCTCAGACAATATTTTGGTGGCGTTTGAAACCCTACaccatctaaaaaataaaagaaaggggaaaacaGGGTTTATGGCCTTAAAACTAGACATGAGCAAAGCATATGATAAGGTGGAATGGGCTTTCCTTGAATCTCTGATGGAAAAACTGGGCTTTGATGGTCGGTGGATATCTCTTGTTAGCTCTTGTATAAGAACTGTCTCTTTTTCTGTAATGGTGAATGGCGAACCACATGGACACTTTCAACCTAATAGGGGTCTCCGACAAGGGGACCCCTTGTCCCCttacttgtttttgttatgtgcAGAAGGGCTTCACTCCCTTATTCAACAAGCTAAAACCGGTGGGGAGATACATGGTGTTTCTATAAGCAAAGATGGACCACGAGTTTCACACTTATTCTTTGCCGATGACTGCCTCCTATTCAGCAAAGCCGGCCCGAATGACTGCAAAGCAATATTGGAAGCTCTGAGCAAGTATGAGCAGGCCACGGGACAACAAATCAACAGAGATAAAACCCAACTCTTCTTTAGCTCAAATACCAGTCATCATATGCAGGCTTATATAAAGGAGTTGTTGGGTGTGCCGACCATAACCCAGTATGAAAAATATCTGGGTCTTCCTTCCTTTGTAGGTAGAGCAAAGAAGCAGAGCTTTATCTATATTCGTGAGAGAATTTGGCACAAGATTCAGGGATGGAAAGAAAAACTCCTATCCCAAGCTGGACGTGAAGTTTTGATCAAAGTTGTTCTTCAGGCGATGCCGACTTTCGCCATGAATTGCTTTAAACTTCCAAAGAGCCTTTGCAGGGATATAGAATCTATGATACGTAAATTCTGGTGGGGTTACAAGGGTGACACTAGAAAGATTCACTGGCTTAGCTGGAATAATCTTTGTCTGCCAAAATGTCAGGGGGGCTTGGGTTTTCGGGATATTGAGAATTTTAACCTAGCTCTTCTTGGCAAGCAAGTCTGGAGGTTTCTACATAACACTGACTCTCTATGTTACAAAGTCTTCAaagcaaaatattttcccaATGGCACCATCATGGATGATGATGTTAAAACCAAAGGCTCCTATGCGTGGCAAAGTATTCTAAAGGCTAGAGGAGTTATTCGTATGGGCTCTACTTGGCGTATTAGTGATGGTAAGAAGGTGATGATACGAGGAGACAGTTGGCTGCCTCCCCCGTCATCAGGTCGAGTCATCTCGCCCTTGAACAGATTCCCCACCAACGCCCACGTATGCGCTCTTATGGACGAGGAAGGCCACCACTGGTTGGAGGAGAGAGTGACTGAAGAGTTTCTACCCCATGAAGCTAGAGCAATCCTGTCCATCCCACTAAGTCAACGTAGAGTGGATGATGTTCTCATTTGGAAGGAGACAAACCATGGGAATTATACCACAAAAAGTGCATACAAGATGCTTTGGAAGCATGCCACTATGTCAAAGCCAGGTCCCTCTGACCCATCTGCCCATTTAGCATTTTGGAAGGAAATCTGGAGTCTGAGAGTTCCTACTAAAGTTAGACATTTTGTTTGGCGGGCTTGCACTGACTCTttgccaacaaaaaaaagtttattcaCAAGGAAGGTCACCAGAAGTCCAACATGTGACACGTGTAGGAGTGAAGTCGAAGACACGGTGCATGCGTTGTGGGGCTGTCAGTCACTAAAAGAAATTTGGTGGGAAGAAGAAACGTGTAGGAAGCACCTCCTAGAAAAGTTCGCTAGTTTCAAGGACCTTTTCCTGGGGATGAAGCACCATGAAATTCCAAATCTCGCTGAATTGTTCGCCATGATAGCATGGAGTATATGGAACAAGCGAAATGAACGTAGGATGGGTCAAGTCTATCTGCCAAACTCCAGAATCTTTAATGATGCAATGGAGCGTCTGCAGGAATATCACTCTGTCCTAGATGAACCTTTGTCCAACTCTATGGGTCCCATTCTTTCTGCCACTCAGTGGGTCCCACCTGAGAATCCTTTATTCAAAGTGAACTATGACGGAGCATTATTCAGAGACACTTCCACGGCAGGTATCGGTGCCGTGGTCAGGGACCATGACGGCCATCTTATCGGCGCTCTCTCTGAACGAATTCAACTACCTCCTTCAGTGGAAGATGTTGAAGCCTTGGCTTGTCGGCGGGCTGTCACCTTTGCGGCAGAAATCGGTCTTCGGGAGGTGGTTGTGGAGGGCGACTCGGAGGTGATCTGGAAACACCTCACCTCGGACAAGTTATGCATGGCGGGCTTTGGGCATATTATAGGAGACATTCGGGCTGCTGCTTCAAACTTTAGTGTTTGCCTTTATTCCCATGTGCGTCGCAACGGCAACAGAGTAGCAGATAAGTTAGCAAAAAAAGCTAGGCACCTTATGACCCCACTTATATGGTTGGAGGACATCCCATGTGATATTTCTCCTTTGGTTTTGTATGACAGAAGTTTACTGTCCAACTAA